The following DNA comes from Mucilaginibacter jinjuensis.
GTTTGTCTTTGTATTCGTTACCGCGGAATGGATTAAAGTCGTCAACATCCTCAAATGATAACTGGCGATAAGTATCGGCAGTCCACTCGTTAACGTTACCAGCCATGTTAAACAAACCGAAATCGTTAGGTACGAAAGATCTAACAGGTGCAGTAATATCTGCCTTGTCATTTAAATAACCACCAACACCCATGTTATCACCATCGCCACGTTTAAAGTTGGCCATCATTAAACCACGGGTTCTCTTTTTAGGCGAGCGCAAGCCCATGCCATTCCAAGGGTACATTTTACCGTCGGTGATATTTTCGTTTTCGGTATTACCAACAAGGCCTAAAGCTGCATATTCCCACTCAGCTTCTGATGGTAAGCGGTAAGCTTGTTTCAGGATACCATCTTCCATACCTACAGTACGGGTTGGTTTGCCTTTTTTGCCGTCAGTTGGTTTGGCATTAGGGTTAAGATCCGGCATCATGTGTTTACCATCAATACCCGGGCCTTTAATCTGGCCGTTTAAGTAAATATCAGTGTTAAATGGCTCTTTGCTTCCGCCGGCAGCAGCTGTTGTAGCACCCGCAGCTTTGCCTTTGCCGCCTTTACCACCGGTAGCAGCATCTTTCCAGGTAGCTAACTGGCCAGATTCGCGCAGAATGTTTTCATTCATACGATCTGTACGCCAGGTGCAATACTCTTGTGCCTGGTCCCAGGTAACACCTACAACAGGGTAATCCTGAAACGCAGGGTGCCTTAAATAGTTATCAACGTAAGGTTCGTTGTATGATAATGGTTTACGCCAAACCAGGGTGTCCGGCAATGCATTGTAATATAATTCTCTATCGCCCGGATAGTTGATGTTTAACCAGTGCAGGTACTCCAGCCAGTCAACGTTAGCAACTTCGGTATCATCCATATAAAATGAAGGAACAGTTACACGACGGCGAATGTTGTTGTAATCAAAGCTAACATCCTGGTCGGCACTGCCTCCCAAAACAAAAGTTCCACCTTCAATCGGTACTAAACCCGGGCCTGGGGCTGGGTGGGTTTTCTTAAATACCTGGAAACCTCCATTGTATTTATCGTTGTATTTCATGCCGGTCTTCGCGGATTGCGGATGCTTGCTACAGCTCGTTAGCATTGCTCCCAATCCCACAATCATAAACGCACACCGGGTAAAATTTCTGTTCATATTGTACATGTAGTTATTCAGAATGTAAATATAATTATTTTTTAAATATCTATTAAGCAAATTTATTGACATACGTTCAAAAAAAAAGTCCCATTATTGAGCTTTTTACGGTAAAGTAGCTCTTGAGTTACAATTATTTATGTAAAAGTGTTGTAATAACTTTTTATAGTTATTGTTAAACTGGCAGAATAACAATAATATTGTCTTGAATGGCTCCATATAAAATTAAACTTTGAAGAAGCTTTTATTGTACAATATAAAGGGTATTACATTAATTGTAAGTGTATTATTACCCTCTCTTACTTTAGCTCAAGTTATTGGCCCAGGCGGCACAAACACTAATGGTAGTAATAGCGGGGCTATCGTAACTGGGGTCCCATTTTTAAATATTACACCAGATTCGCGCTCAGGAGCTATGGGTGATGCCGGGGTAGCGCTTTCGCCGGATGTAAATGCCAATTTCTGGAACCCATCTAAACTGGCTTTTTTAGAGAATAATAATAGCTTATCGCTTTCATATAGCCCCTGGTTACGTAAGTTGGTTCCGGATGTAAGTTTATCTTACCTTTCTTATGCGCATAAATTAGACGATAGAAATACCATAGGTACCTCACTTAGATATTTAAATTTCGGCTCTATTGAACTAACGGACAGAAATCAGCAGTCGCTTGGTACATATACGCCGAATGAGTTTTCTATCGACGGGTCTTTTGCCCGCAAGTTTGGCAAAGAATTTTCGCTTGGTGTAACTATGCGATATATTCACTCAAGTTTATATAATGGTACCTCGTCAGAGGGCCAGCAAATTGAGCCGGTGAATGATATAGCTGCCGATGTTTCGGCATTTTATCAGCATCCTGGTGAAGAGTTTGGTAAACCATCACTTTTTGCATTTGGTGTTAATATTTCTAATATAGGGCCTAAGATCAGCTACACTTCGGGCGGCCAGAATCTTTATTTACCTACCAACCTAAAAATAGGTGCTGCCAATACCCTCAATATTGATGAATATAGCCAGTTTACATTTACGCTTGATATTAATAAACTGCTAGTGCCAACCACTACTTATGATGCCAGCGGCAATATAACTTCGGGAGATAAATCTGTGCCGGCTGCTATTTTCGGTTCTTTTGGCGATGCACCTGGAGGTTTCAGCGAGGAACTGAAAGAAATCAGTTACTCACCAGGTGTTGAATACTGGTACAACAAGCAATTTGCGCTACGTGCGGGTTACTTTTACGAAAACCCCAGCAAGGGCGACCGCCAGTATCTAACACTTGGTGCGGGCCTTAAATATGATATTTTCGATATCGACTTTGCATATTTGGCTGCCAGCCAGCAAAAAAGTCCGTTGGCTAATACCTTACGTTTTTCGGTATTGATCAATTTTGAATCGGGTAAACCAAAAAATAAATGAGTAAAATTCGTGTAGGTTTTGGGTTTGATGTACATCAGCTCAAAGAAAACCACCCTTTTGTGGTAGGTGGCGTTCAATTAGAACATCATTCGGGAGCGTATGGCCATTCGGATGCTGATGTATTGTTGCATGCGATATGTGATGCGTTATTAGGTGCAGCAAACCTACGCGATATTGGTTTCCATTTCTCTAATACCGACGAACGCTGGAGAGGTATAAGCAGTTTGGTTTTGCTGGAGCACGTTGTTGTTTTGTTGAAAGAAAAAGGCTTTAGTATTGGCAACATCGATGCCATGATATGCCTCGAAGCACCCAAGATTAACCCGCACGTGCCGGCTATGAAAATTAACATAGCCAAGGCTGCAGGCATTGATGAGGATGATATCTCCATCAAAGCTACCACTAATGAAAAACTTGGCTTTATTGGCCGCGAAGAAGGCGTAGTGGCTTATGCCGTTTGCCTGATAGAAAAGTAAATTTTGATTTAAAGAATATAGAAAGAAAGTACCACGGGATTACTCCTTAGTGGTACTTTCTTGTTTTACGCTCACATTACCGGTACGTTTAAGTACACCCCATCCGCTCAGTTCGCCTTTTACAGCTTTACGCATAGATTTAAATAGTACGTAATACATCAGCTGGCGCCAGATGAAACGCTGTGGTATAATGTAAATCAATTTCTTGTAGTCTTCTTTTTCCATCCAGAAGGCAATGGCGGCCACAATACAATCTATCACAATGAAGGCCACGTAATAGAAAAGTATCTTGCCAGGCTTGTCGCTGAATAAACCGATGATCATTAAAAGATCGGCCAAAGGAGAAAACAGCGGTAACACGATCTGGAAGATGAGGATATTAGGCATACCCACCATACCGAAGAATTTATATTTTTTATTGAACAAGGCATCCCGGTTTTTCCAGAAACTCTGAATTACGCCAAAGCTCCAGCGGAAACGTTGTTTCAATAGTGCATCCAGTTTCTCAGGGGCTTCGGTATAAGCAATGGCTTCAGCACAGTTTCTAACAATATAACCCTGTTTCAGAATGCGCATAGTTAAGTCGCAATCCTCTGCCAAGGTATCATAAGTAAAGCCACCCGCTTTAAATATGGCCTCTTTGCGGAATGCCCCGATAGCGCCGGGTACTACAGTAATACTATTCAGCAAATCAAATGCGCGGCGATCCATATTTTGGGCTGTAGTGTACTCGATAGATTGCCAGATGGTAATCATATTGGTTTCGTTACCCACTTTAACGGTACCTGCCACAGCTCCTATTTCATCATCGGTAAAATAGGTCATGAGGTGAAAGATCGCATCATTCTTAAGTTGGGTATCGGCATCAATACAAACCAAAAAATCGTGACTCGAGCGCTCGATACCAAAGTTCAGCGCAGATGCTTTACCGCCGTTAGGTTTGGTTAATACTTTAACCAGCGGATGGTTCCCATAAGCAGCATCAACCACAGCGAAGGTTGCATCTTTCGATCCGTCATCAACAAATATGATCTCCAGTAAAGGATACTCCAGTTTTAGTAAACTTTCGATCGTTTTTATAGCCGTTACCTCCTCGTTATAAGCCGGCACAATAATACTTACCGGATGTAAAACAGGATTGGCTAAACGTGCCGGGGTTGTTTTCTTATCCTCGCTATATTGCCTTAATGCCAATACGCCAATTAGTACGATACGGCCAATAGCCAGGAATATAGCCGAGAAGAACAGGTACATGATAAACCAGTTACCCAGAAAGTAACCTACAATAAATATGTTGTACAAACTGCCTGTAATACCGCTGTTAGCTTCATCCTTAATTGGCGGCATCAAATCGTCCTTGCTTTTGTGCAATATATCGGCAATGGTAGTAAACTGATAGCCGTGCGATTTAAAGTAGTGGATAATCTCCGGCAAGGCCTTTACTGTCTCTTCGCGGGTATCGCCACCGGCATCATGCAGTAATATCATCGAGCCCTTATCGTGATAACGAATGGTACGGGCAATAATGCTATCGGCAGTTACGCCGGGCTGCCAATCCCATGGGTCGATAGATTCGCCAATGTTGATATAGTTTTGCCTGCGGCTTTCTGCAACCGGGATAACCTCAGCCAAAGTAGTTGGCTCGGCATCGGCATTAAACGGCGGACGGAATAAGATGGTGCTTCGGCCGGTAACAGATTCTATTAAACGACGCGTAGCATTAAGTTCGAGGTTAACGCGTGAAATACTGACCGTAGAAATATCGGGGTGGAAGAAGGTATGGTTACCAATTTCATAACCTTCATCAAACTCACGTTTTAAGATCTGGATATTTTTTTCGGCCATTACACCTACCACAAAGAAGGCGGCAGGTACATTTTCTTTCTTTAAAATATCGAGGATACGCGGCGTATAATCAGGGTCGGGGCCATCATCAAAGGTTAATACTACCTTTTTAGGTGAATAGCCGTAACGGCGGATCACATATTTGGTAGGTAGATGGATGTAGTTTTGATTGGTGATGACAAAGTTGGTGGTATCCATCTTTACATCAATCAAGCCTGTTTTTGGTGTAGTGATTAGATCGAGTACTTCACCATCGCCGTCATAATCAATCTTATCATTTAAGCCGACAGTGGTTAGGCGTTTAACATCAATACCTGTTTTGCGCAGGGAATCGATAGATAAGTTCTTTTGGAAGAAGGTCCACAAACGTGGATCCTCGGCACCCAGGCGCCAAAGGGCAACACCACCGGTAGCCCAGTCATCCGCCATGCGGATTACGTTAAAGTTGGTAGCCGCATCGGTAAAATAAATACTGTGCTCCAGGCTGTCCTTATCAAAATAGTTATAATGTAAGTTGGCCGAAGCAGGATCATAAACAATTTTCTGCTTGTTCTCCTGTGCCGTACTAACAGCCTGTTGGTAGCCTATAGATTTACCAATACTGTTCTCTGGCCAATCGTAACCACCACCGGCAACGGTAAGGATAATTTTTTCGCTCGGTACAATGGCGCAAACCTTATCCAGTATTTCTTCAACCCAGTGCTGGTTTGATATATCGCCTGCATTACTCTGTTCGTTATGCTGGTCGAAAGCCATAACGAAGATGTAATCGTTAAATTTCTGGATCTTTCTCAGGTCATATTGCTCATCGTCAGGGATAACGTTTTGGGTAACCAAAAAGCCCTTGGCGTGTAATGAGCTATATATTTCCTGTTCAAAGGCATTGTACTCGGGTGTATTCCGGTTTTGTATATCGTCGAAAGCCAGGTTAATACCTTTAAGATTGTATTTGGTGAGGTTCTTGATAATACTGTTAATAAAAACAGTACGCAATTGCTTGTTCTTAGAAATGCGAACCACATCCTCCCTGTCGAAAGAGCCGCTTACATTATTAAAGTTAATGTAATTGCTTATGGATACGATAATTGGCTTATGGTACTTCTTATTGATATTAAGCAAGCCAGTATCCATTTTGGCTGTAATGGTATCAGCATTGGGTGTAACTGAGAAACCTTCGGTTACCACCATATCCAGTTTACCGATATGGTCTTGCAGCGAGTTATAAGCCTGGGGTTCCCACGGACGATAAAAACCTGCGTTAAGGCGGTCTTTATTGTTAGGGTGTTTAATTTGGTGTTGCCTGCGGGCACGGGCAAGCTCTTCTATCTGGGCCTTCTCAATCTTAAAGTCTTTAAACTTTTTAGATTTTTTGAGATTGTCCATCTCCTCCTTACTGAACTTTTTGGGTGCAGGGTTTAAATTGGGAAGGCTTGGGTACTGTTTTGATGTAATAGTAATGGCAGCAGCAACTACAGCGCTTGCAAGAACTATAATGATAACACGGCTTAACCATTTAAATCGGTTCCAGCGTTTTGGGGTATCGGATTGAAATATTTGCTTATGAGCCATTAATTGGATAAACTTTAAACAAAATTAAAAGTTTTGCCATGAAGGTTTTATGGACAAAAAAGTAGTGTAATATACACTTATTCAGGTTTGATGTTGGAAAAATCCACGCCGCATTTACAATTTGAGCCACAGCCTTTTTTTGCGGTAAAACTTCTGTAAATAAGCCTGCCCACGTAAAAAAGCGCCGATGCAAAAAGTAATGCTATAATGATTGATTGAACCATGGTACAAAAATACGATTATATTAGTTACGTAAATAGTGTTAAGATATTATTATACCCAAAAATGAATTTACAATAAATGCCCGCTACACGCCAAATTAAAATAGCCATACTGGATTTGTACAACGGCATTGCCAACCAGGCTATCAATAGCTTTGAACAAATATTAGAAAAATATAGAACGAAGCATAAGCTGAACCTAAACTGGCAGATCTTTAAGGTGCGTGAAGCCAACGAATTACCGGACTTAAATTTTGATGCTTACCTATCAAGCGGTGGCCCTGGTAATCCATTTAGTGGGGCCGAAGAGTGGGATAAAAATTATTTTAAGCTGATTGATGGGATTGAAGCTTATAATAACTCGAACCAGAAACCTAAAAAGCATGTGCTATTTATCTGCCATTCATTTCAATTGCTTTGCCGGAGGTATAAATTAGGCGAAGTCTTGTTGCGGAATATTCCTTCGTTTGGCATAGTGCCCGTTGAGCTATTGGAAGATGACGATTTATTGAAAAATCTATCCAATCCTTTCTATGCTGTTGATTCACGCAGTTGGCAGGTGGTAAATCCGGATATGAAAGTGTTTGAGAAAATCGGCGCTAAAATATTGGCTATAGAAAGGGAGCGGTCCGATCATTTACCACGTGCGCTAATGGCCATCAGGCTGAATGATTATTTTGTAGCTACACAGTTTCACCCGGAGATGAGCCCGGAAATAATGGGTAAACGTTTGCTAATGGATGATAATAAGCAGCAGGTGATTGATGAATTTGGCGAGGAGGGGTATCAGCAAATGTTGGAAGAATTAAATGATGCTGATAAGTTATGGCTTACGTTTAATACGATTATGTCGAATTTTTTGGATAGGGCGATATTATCATAACACACCCCATTGAATGGTGCTGCAAGTTGCAGTAGCTGTGCGTCCCCTCTCGAGAGGGGAATTATTGTGCAGTACATAAACCATCGACTTTAATAAGGGGTGTGTATTTTCCAATCAAAACACTCGCTGTGTAGTAAATGATAATTTAGAACTAACACATCCTTAACACTTAAGGGCTAATAAATTACCTAATAACACTTCTGACACTGTAATTACTTGTTAATGCTTTAAAATGCAATAAATTAAGCGTACCTTTGCGCAAAATATAAGAGGCATATTTGCATGCAAAATCAAATTCGTAACATAGCTATTATAGCACACGTTGACCACGGTAAAACTACATTGGTTGACAAGATCCTGCACAGCTGCGAGATTTTTCGCGATGGTCAGGAAACCGGAGAGTTAATCCTGGATAATAATGACCTGGAGCGTGAGCGTGGTATCACCATCGTTTCTAAAAACGTTTCGGTTAAATATAAAGACGTAAAAATCAACATTATTGATACCCCTGGTCACGCCGATTTTGGTGGTGAGGTTGAGCGTGTATTGAAAATGGCTGATGGTGTATTATTGCTTTGCGACGCTTTTGAAGGCGCTATGCCTCAAACCCGTTTCGTAACCCAAAAGGCTTTAGCTTTAGGCTTAAAACCAATTGTGGTTGTAAACAAGGTAGATAAAGAAAACTGCCGCCCAGAAGAGGTTTATGAGCAAATCTTTGAATTGTTCTTTAACCTTGAGGCTACTGAAGACCAACTCGATTTCCCGGTTATCTACGGTTCTTCTAAACAAGGCTGGATGAGCACAGATTATAAAGTGCCTACTACTGATATCTTCCCGTTAATGGATGCTATTTTAGCAAACATTCCACCGGCTCCTATCAGCGAAGGTACATTGCAAATGCAGATCACTTCGTTAGATTATTCGTCTTTCGTAGGTCGTATCGCAATCGGTCGTGTTGCCCGTGGTACTATCAAAGAAGGCCAGCCGGTATCTTTGGTAAAACGCGATGGCACTATCCAAAAATCAAGAATTAAAGAACTTTATACTTTCGAAGGTTTAGGTAAAGTAAAAGCTACCGAAGTTAAATCGGGAGATATTTGTGCTGTAGTTGGTATCGATGGTTTCGATATCGGTGATACAATCGCTGATTTCGAGAAACCAGAGCAATTGGAGGTTATCCACATCGACGAGCCAACCATGAACATGCTGTTCACCATTAACACTTCACCGTTTTTTGGTAAAGAAGGCAAGTTTGTAACTTCACGTCACTTACGCGATCGTTTGTACAAAGAGATGGAGAAAAACTTAGCGTTGAAAATCGTTGAGACCGAATCTCCAGATTCTTACTTAGTATACGGCCGTGGTATCCTTCACTTATCTGTATTGATCGAGACCATGCGTCGCGAAGGTTATGAGTTACAGGTAGGCCAGCCACAAGTTATCGTTAAAGAAATTGACGGTGTTAAATGTGAGCCGGTTGAGGTTTTAACAGTTGATGTACCAGGTGATGTTGCCGGTAAGGTAATTGAATTGGTAACCCAACGTAAAGGCGACCTGTTAGTAATGGAACCAAAAGGCGACTTGCAACACTTAGAGTTTGAGATCCCTGCACGTGGTATCATCGGTTTACGTAACAACGTATTAACTGCTACCGGTGGCGAGGCTATTATGGCTCACCGTTTCAAAGCTTACGAGCCTTGGAAAGGCCAGATCCCAGGCCGCTCTAACGGTGTATTGGTATCAATGGATACTGGTAAAACTACTGCTTTCGCTATCGATAAATTACAAGATCGTGGTCGTTTCCACATCGATCCGGGAGTTGATATCTACGAAGGTCAGATCTTAGGCGAGCACATCCGTGATAACGATTTGGTTATTAACTTAACTAAAGGTAAACAGTTAACCAACATGCGTGCATCTGGTAGCGATACCAACGTACGTATAGCACCAGCTATTAAATTCTCGTTAGAGGAATCAATGGAGTATATCCAGGCTGATGAGTACATCGAGGTTACACCACAAAGTATCCGTATGCGTAAAATCTATCTGAACGAAGGTGAAAGAAAGATCAACGCTAAAAAGTTCACTAACCAATAATTAGGAACTAACATAATAAAAAAGGCCTTCTGTTTACAGAAGGCCTTTTTTATTTGGCTCTATTGCTAGTCGAAGTCCCAATACTTCAAATAATTATCTTGCTTTATAAATTAAAGTACGTGGCGTTTTGTATACTAGCTCATAGCCTTTATTGTTAAGGAAACTATGTACTTCAGATGCATCCACCTTACCGGCAACGCTATCTACATCCTCAACCAACACAAATTTAGGGCGGTATTTATCCCAGTTGTTCGATTCCAATAATTGCAGATCCAAGCCGGCCACATCAATATTCATAAAATCAATAGCGGGGCCTGATGAAAGGTGCTCATCCAAAATTTGTGCTAAGGGGAAAATATCCACTTCGGCTGTTTCAATAATCGGTGCTCCGTAGCTTTCGGCTACATCAGCATCAAAGCTATTGAGGGCCGAATCTGCAAAGCAATACAGGGTGCGTTTATCGCGCTGTGCACCAATACCTACGGGTAAGTTAATATCGCGCTCGCGGTGCTGCTGAAATAATTTAATGGCCGATGGGGTAGGCTCAATGTTAATGCCGTTCCACCCGGTTTCATAAAAGTAAGCTGTGTTAGAAAAACGGAAAGGGTGGTGGGCACCAATATCAATAAAGAAACCTTTATGATTATCTGTATCTTCTGCTAATAAAGCACGAAGTAACATATCTTCACCATCCTGTGAGTATGAATGGTAAGGTGTAAAGTCAGTGTTGTTTAATGTATCTTGTTGTGACATGAAATTATACTAAGTAGTGCTAAAGGCAAAATAACGCAATTTATTAAACATATTTTAGGCCTGGTATCAGGTAACCTATCAATAAGGTATACTATAATAGCGTAATCTGTACATTTTTATACCTTTGCCCCTTATATATGCGCATACCAAGTATCCCAGGATTTGATCAGCAAGCTTTCGAAAAGTATTTTAAAAATACAGGTTGGCTTATGCTGGCTAGGGTTGGCAGTTTGGCCATAGGCGTAATCATTAATAATTTCGCGCTCTCTAATTACCTCGGTGCAAAAGCTTTTGGGATATTAAATTACCCAATGGCTATTGTAACCTTTTTTATGGCGATAGCAGCCTTGGGCTTGGATGGTTTGGTTACCCGTGAACTGTTAAATGATCCTGATAAAAAGGATGTAATTCTGGGTACCTCTTTTTGGATGCGGTTGATAGCGGGTTTTGCTACCCTACCCCTGGTTTATGCAGTTTACGCTATCATCAACCATTATAGAACTATAGATACTCCCTTTGTATATGTGCTGATTGTTGGCTTTACATCTGTAGTGCAATCGGTAAATATTATCGATAGCTTTTTTCAGTCGAGGGTGCAGGGCAGGGCTATTATGTATGTACAGGTAATCGGTAATTTATTATCGGCTGCCATTAAGCTCGGTTTTATTGTACTAAAACTGCCGCTGGTTTGGTTTATTTATTCTTTGCTGTTTGATGCCATTATTATAGCAATTGGATATCTCATTACCTATTTAAAAAATCACAATAAGTTAGGTAGCTGGCAATATAGCAGCGCTATAGCTAAACATTTGTTAAAGCTTTCGTGGCCATTAATATTTTCGGCGGTGCTGGTATCTATATATATGAAAATAGACCAGCTGATGATTGCCAGTTACCTCGATAGCGTACAATTAGGCATTTACTCTACCGTAGCCCGTTTAAGCGAAAGCTGGTATTTTATACCGGTAGCTATTGTTAATTCGGTATTTCCGGCCATTATGAACGCACGAAAAACAGATATGGAGCGTTACCATAAACGTTTACAAAACATGTATGATTTAATGGTGGTAATTAGTTTAAGCATTGCTATCATCATGAGTTTTGGCTCTTCTATTATATATCATCTGGTTTATAAGCCGCAGTTTTGGTCGGGCGCGCCTGTGTTAGCAGTGCATGTATGGGCAGGTATATTTGTGTTTCTGGGTAGTGCAAGCGGCCAGTATCTTATAGCCGAAGGCTACACCAAATTATCTATGCTGCGTACAGGTGTTGGTGCAGTGGTAAACATTGTACTTAACATTATGTTATTACCACGGTATGGTATTTTAGGTGCAGCTTATGCTACATTGGCCGCCTATTTTATTGCCACATTTTTTATCGTGTTTATTCCGCAAACGCGTGAGCAAGGGTTGCGGATGTTAAAATCATTATTCTTAATTTCACTTTTTCAAAAAATAGTAAAACGTTGAGTACTATATCCAGAATTCTGAACCTGGTTTCGCAGCCAGACAGGTTAAAATCTATATTATCGTTTAATGATAAAGGCTATCTTAGTGAGATAGGCTGGTTTAAATCTTTCGATTCTAAAAAGCCTGTTGATGGCGATGGCAACCCGATTCCCTGGGTTACTTATAGTTTTATAGATTTTATCAAAGGCCGTATCAATAAGCAGCTGGCTATTTTCGAATATGGTTCCGGCAACTCTACCATGTTTTACGCTAAATATGCAGGCATTGTAGTTTCTGTCGAGCACGATAAAGGTTGGTACGATACGATGTCGAAAAACCGCCCTGCTAATTCGGAGATCATCTTCTGCGAACTGGAAAAGGATGGCGATTACAGCCGTGTACCTATTAAGTTGCAGGAGAAATTCGACATTATTATTGTTGATGGCCGCGATCGTGTAAACTGCTGTAAACAGGCTGTTGATGCTTTAACGCCAGGCGGTGTTATTGTTTTGGACGATAGCGAACGTGATTTTTATAAGCCAGGTGTGGAGTTTTTATTAAGCAAGGGTTTTAAGCATTTGCCTTTCAGTGGTATTTCGCCGGGCTTGTTTTACTTAAAATCAACTTCTGTTTTTTACAAGGCTGATAACTGCCTGGGGATATAAGGTTTTTTGATTAGAGGATAAGGTACCGTGCAAAATCTCGCACCCATTGCGCTGTTTGTTTATAACCGCCCCGACCATACCCGGCGAACAATTACCTATTTGCAGAAAAACCTGCTGGCTGACGAGTCGCGCCTCTATGTTTTTTCTGATGCTGCCAAAACCCCTGCCGACGAAGCTAAGGTGGAGGAGGTACGCGAGTATTTAACCACTATATCTGGCTTTAAATACGTAAAAGTTACCAAGCGCAAAGAGAATATGGGCTTAGCAGCTTCTATCATCAACGGTGTTTCGCAACTGGTAGAGGCTTACGGCAAAGTGATCGTGTTTGAAGATGACCTGCTCTCTTCGCCTTATACCCTCCAGTATTTTAACGAGTCGCTGCAGCGTTACGAGCACGAAGAGCAGGTAATGCACATCGGCGCTTATATGTATGAGCTGAAGGGCGATAAACTGCCTCCAACCTTCTTTTACCGTGCAGCTACCAGCTGGGGCTGGGCAACCTGGGCACGCGCCTGGAATAATTTCGAACCTGATATTGATAAACTGATGAAGCAATTCGATTCCAAAAAGATCTATGACTTCTCGATAGATGGCACCATGAACTTCTGGAAACAAATGCAGCAGTTTAAAGCCGGTAAAAATAACTCATGGGCTATCCGCTGGTATGCTTCTATCTTTCTAAAAGGTGGCTTAACGCTTAACCCATCACATTCTTTAATCCAAAATATTGGGCACGATGGCACCGGTGTACACTCTAACAATGAGGACATGTACCAGGTAAATATTTCGCGCAAGCCTGTTGTGGGATTCCCGTTAGAGATTAAAGAAAGCAAAGTCGGTTATGCAGCTATCAAGCACTTTTTGAAGAACCGTAAAGGGAATATTATTCAGCGTCTTGTGCGCTTTGTTAAGCAGAAACTTTAATCAGGATTTACTGAATTTTAGAATTACCAGAATCCGTTTTAATTTAAGATAAACAAGATTCTGTCTATTCTTTAATTCTGAAAATTTTGATTCTGATTACTTAGTAGCCGTCAACACAATATAAGGCGACATTAGCTTACTCTCCATAGGTATAATCTTCGTAACAACTTTACCAGCTAACCAAAGCACTTTAAAGAAAGC
Coding sequences within:
- the typA gene encoding translational GTPase TypA — encoded protein: MQNQIRNIAIIAHVDHGKTTLVDKILHSCEIFRDGQETGELILDNNDLERERGITIVSKNVSVKYKDVKINIIDTPGHADFGGEVERVLKMADGVLLLCDAFEGAMPQTRFVTQKALALGLKPIVVVNKVDKENCRPEEVYEQIFELFFNLEATEDQLDFPVIYGSSKQGWMSTDYKVPTTDIFPLMDAILANIPPAPISEGTLQMQITSLDYSSFVGRIAIGRVARGTIKEGQPVSLVKRDGTIQKSRIKELYTFEGLGKVKATEVKSGDICAVVGIDGFDIGDTIADFEKPEQLEVIHIDEPTMNMLFTINTSPFFGKEGKFVTSRHLRDRLYKEMEKNLALKIVETESPDSYLVYGRGILHLSVLIETMRREGYELQVGQPQVIVKEIDGVKCEPVEVLTVDVPGDVAGKVIELVTQRKGDLLVMEPKGDLQHLEFEIPARGIIGLRNNVLTATGGEAIMAHRFKAYEPWKGQIPGRSNGVLVSMDTGKTTAFAIDKLQDRGRFHIDPGVDIYEGQILGEHIRDNDLVINLTKGKQLTNMRASGSDTNVRIAPAIKFSLEESMEYIQADEYIEVTPQSIRMRKIYLNEGERKINAKKFTNQ
- a CDS encoding FeoB-associated Cys-rich membrane protein; the encoded protein is MVQSIIIALLFASALFYVGRLIYRSFTAKKGCGSNCKCGVDFSNIKPE
- a CDS encoding glycosyltransferase, which produces MAHKQIFQSDTPKRWNRFKWLSRVIIIVLASAVVAAAITITSKQYPSLPNLNPAPKKFSKEEMDNLKKSKKFKDFKIEKAQIEELARARRQHQIKHPNNKDRLNAGFYRPWEPQAYNSLQDHIGKLDMVVTEGFSVTPNADTITAKMDTGLLNINKKYHKPIIVSISNYINFNNVSGSFDREDVVRISKNKQLRTVFINSIIKNLTKYNLKGINLAFDDIQNRNTPEYNAFEQEIYSSLHAKGFLVTQNVIPDDEQYDLRKIQKFNDYIFVMAFDQHNEQSNAGDISNQHWVEEILDKVCAIVPSEKIILTVAGGGYDWPENSIGKSIGYQQAVSTAQENKQKIVYDPASANLHYNYFDKDSLEHSIYFTDAATNFNVIRMADDWATGGVALWRLGAEDPRLWTFFQKNLSIDSLRKTGIDVKRLTTVGLNDKIDYDGDGEVLDLITTPKTGLIDVKMDTTNFVITNQNYIHLPTKYVIRRYGYSPKKVVLTFDDGPDPDYTPRILDILKKENVPAAFFVVGVMAEKNIQILKREFDEGYEIGNHTFFHPDISTVSISRVNLELNATRRLIESVTGRSTILFRPPFNADAEPTTLAEVIPVAESRRQNYINIGESIDPWDWQPGVTADSIIARTIRYHDKGSMILLHDAGGDTREETVKALPEIIHYFKSHGYQFTTIADILHKSKDDLMPPIKDEANSGITGSLYNIFIVGYFLGNWFIMYLFFSAIFLAIGRIVLIGVLALRQYSEDKKTTPARLANPVLHPVSIIVPAYNEEVTAIKTIESLLKLEYPLLEIIFVDDGSKDATFAVVDAAYGNHPLVKVLTKPNGGKASALNFGIERSSHDFLVCIDADTQLKNDAIFHLMTYFTDDEIGAVAGTVKVGNETNMITIWQSIEYTTAQNMDRRAFDLLNSITVVPGAIGAFRKEAIFKAGGFTYDTLAEDCDLTMRILKQGYIVRNCAEAIAYTEAPEKLDALLKQRFRWSFGVIQSFWKNRDALFNKKYKFFGMVGMPNILIFQIVLPLFSPLADLLMIIGLFSDKPGKILFYYVAFIVIDCIVAAIAFWMEKEDYKKLIYIIPQRFIWRQLMYYVLFKSMRKAVKGELSGWGVLKRTGNVSVKQESTTKE
- a CDS encoding type 1 glutamine amidotransferase; its protein translation is MPATRQIKIAILDLYNGIANQAINSFEQILEKYRTKHKLNLNWQIFKVREANELPDLNFDAYLSSGGPGNPFSGAEEWDKNYFKLIDGIEAYNNSNQKPKKHVLFICHSFQLLCRRYKLGEVLLRNIPSFGIVPVELLEDDDLLKNLSNPFYAVDSRSWQVVNPDMKVFEKIGAKILAIERERSDHLPRALMAIRLNDYFVATQFHPEMSPEIMGKRLLMDDNKQQVIDEFGEEGYQQMLEELNDADKLWLTFNTIMSNFLDRAILS